The following proteins are encoded in a genomic region of Aethina tumida isolate Nest 87 chromosome 8, icAetTumi1.1, whole genome shotgun sequence:
- the LOC126266423 gene encoding uncharacterized protein LOC126266423 → MALAKLPKAFGLAGNFKKGYFPHLFNTLENQQYVGPLPSAEFYGPNQMKPEDRHTFLNWHQEHQNDVFNFQEEIVAYCKSDVEILMRACLSFRSMLLNECKVCPFTEATTIASACNKVFARNYLEADTIAVIPRGGYRLADNQSVIALQWLLWEENVRGITIHHAGTGREHLVGGGLKVDGFNEEQRQVFEFHGCYFHGCTSCFKFHRDTSIGGDKMDTMRNRYEATTIKTTRLRNLGFEVIEMWECNFRALLKQSCEVRDFVENHPVLATSPLNPRDGFYGGRTGNTVTYYKCNEGERIKYIDVCSLYPFVCKYGRFPLGHPTIYVGSAARDIDLSTVDGMVKCKILPPAQLYHPVLPVRMKGKLMFALCNSCGESSQQRECCHTEEERLFTGTWVIAEVLKALEKGYRIVEVFEVWTYETRQYNHAAGQPGLFTEMMNKFIKIKQEASGWPADCINDVVKQQQYLVDFEEAEKVKLTPERIENNPGLRSLAKLMLNSFWGKFGQRENQPQTTIVNDPQECFDLLAHPSKNVNSITPVNEQTVVINWEYADEAVESLPTVNVVIAAFVTAQARLKLYEYLEMLDTRVLYYNTDSVIYVSSNHFPDPSTGKFIGDMTDELEVYGIGSYITEFVSGGPKNYAYSVWSTTKQCIEHVCKVKGIALTYSASRLINFEKIKQMVLEKTDPIRLTSMNFVRTKDHRVVTKEETKTYRTNSTKTLFMDDNSSRPFGYKVPRN, encoded by the coding sequence atggcTCTGGCAAAGCTACCTAAAGCTTTCGGCCTTGCTGGAAACTTTAAGAAGGGTTATTTTCCACACTTGTTTAATACCCTGGAAAATCAGCAATACGTGGGTCCTTTACCATCTGCTGAATTTTACGGTCCGAATCAAATGAAGCCCGAGGACCGACATACGTTTTTAAACTGGCATCAAGAGCATCAgaatgatgtttttaatttccaggAGGAAATCGTCGCATATTGCAAGTCGGACGTGGAAATACTAATGAGAGCCTGTCTTTCATTTAGGTCGATGCTTCTTAACGAGTGTAAGGTTTGTCCATTCACCGAAGCAACAACAATAGCATCAGCGTGTAATAAGGTGTTTGCACGAAACTATCTGGAAGCCGATACAATCGCCGTTATTCCCCGTGGTGGTTACCGATTGGCTGATAATCAATCGGTTATCGCTTTACAATGGTTGTTGTGGGAGGAGAACGTACGAGGAATCACCATACACCACGCCGGTACAGGTCGAGAACACCTAGTAGGAGGAGGACTCAAAGTTGACGGTTTTAACGAGGAGCAGCGTCAGGTATTCGAGTTTCACGGTTGTTACTTCCATGGATGCACCAGCTGTTTCAAATTTCACCGAGACACATCGATTGGAGGAGATAAAATGGATACCATGCGAAATCGTTACGAGGCCACCACCATTAAAACGACTCGACTTCGCAACCTGGGATTTGAAGTCATCGAAATGTGGGAATGTAACTTCCGCGCATTATTAAAACAGAGTTGTGAAGTACGTGATTTTGTCGAAAACCATCCCGTGTTGGCAACATCACCATTGAATCCTCGTGACGGTTTTTATGGAGGCCGAACCGGAAACACTGTTACATACTACAAATGTAACGAGGGTGAGCGTATCAAATACATCGATGTATGTTCGTTGTACCCTTTTGTGTGCAAGTACGGCCGATTTCCTCTAGGACACCCCACAATTTATGTAGGATCTGCAGCCCGGGACATTGATTTATCCACCGTAGATGGCATggtgaaatgtaaaattttaccacCCGCGCAGTTGTACCACCCCGTTCTCCCTGTCAGGATGAAGGGAAAGTTAATGTTCGCCCTTTGCAACAGCTGTGGTGAAAGTTCACAGCAGCGTGAGTGTTGCCATACGGAGGAAGAACGATTGTTCACAGGGACATGGGTAATTGCAGAAGTCCTGAAAGCATTGGAAAAAGGCTACAGGATTGTGGAAGTGTTTGAAGTGTGGACATACGAAACGCGTCAATACAACCATGCGGCGGGTCAGCCGGGTTTATTCACAgaaatgatgaataaattcatcaaaattaaacaggaaGCCTCCGGCTGGCCCGCGGATTGCATAAACGATGTggtgaaacaacaacaatatctGGTGGATTTTGAAGAAGCTGAAAAAGTGAAGCTAACACCGGAACGCATCGAAAATAACCCTGGTCTTCGATCCCTCGCcaaattaatgttgaattcGTTCTGGGGAAAGTTTGGACAACGTGAAAACCAACCACAAACAACCATCGTCAACGATCCTCAGGAATGCTTTGATCTCCTTGCGCATCCGTCGAAGAATGTCAACAGTATAACTCCTGTGAATGAACAAACTGTTGTAATCAACTGGGAGTACGCCGACGAGGCTGTGGAATCTCTGCCTACTGTGAATGTGGTAATTGCAGCTTTTGTTACAGCACAGGCCCGTTTGAAGTTGTACGAATATCTAGAGATGTTGGATACACGTGTTTTATACTACAACACCGATTCCGTTATCTATGTGTCAAGCAACCATTTTCCAGATCCCTCGACTGGAAAATTCATTGGGGACATGACCGATGAGCTGGAGGTATACGGTATCGGTTCCTACATCACGGAATTTGTTTCGGGCGGGCCGAAAAATTACGCATACTCGGTGTGGTCAACGACGAAGCAGTGTATCGAACATGTTTGTAAGGTGAAAGGGATCGCCTTAACATACAGTGCTTCTcggttgattaattttgagaaaattaaacaaatggtTCTAGAAAAAACAGATCCCATTCGTTTGACGTCGATGAACTTTGTGCGGACAAAAGATCATCGTGTAGTAACCAAAGAGGAGACAAAGACATACAGAACGAATTCAACAAAGACACTCTTCATGGATGACAACAGTTCTCGGCCATTCGGATACAAGGTCCCTAGGAACTAA